Proteins from one Chitinophaga oryzae genomic window:
- a CDS encoding TIGR01777 family oxidoreductase, whose product MKNKRIIIAGGTGFIGQGLVEYFGEDNDIVILTRRPLPASGRVQYMTWDGRTRGDWAVALEGADLLINLTGKSVNCRYNDANRQAIFNSRTDATLILGEVVQTLEKPPRLWVNAASATIYRHAEDRPMDEFTGEIANDFSVQVCKRWEAAFNGITLQHTRKAILRIGVTLGWQPGGVMHPYLNLVKFGLGGHQGSGRQMFTWVHINDVCRMINWLYDNDNASGVYNCTSPHPVPNRTFMRLLRKTAGHLFGLPAPAPLLSIGAALIGTETELLLKSRWVLPTRALQEGFVFQYPVLETAFPDILAHMPRSAYHLF is encoded by the coding sequence ATGAAAAACAAGCGCATCATCATCGCCGGCGGCACAGGTTTCATCGGGCAGGGCCTTGTGGAATATTTCGGGGAAGACAACGATATTGTGATACTGACCCGCCGGCCGCTGCCGGCCAGCGGCCGGGTACAGTATATGACGTGGGACGGCCGCACCCGTGGGGACTGGGCCGTTGCGTTGGAAGGTGCAGATCTGCTGATCAACCTGACCGGCAAGAGCGTCAACTGCCGCTATAATGACGCCAACCGGCAGGCCATCTTTAACAGCCGCACAGACGCTACCCTTATCCTGGGCGAAGTGGTGCAAACGCTGGAAAAGCCACCGCGGCTGTGGGTCAACGCGGCCAGCGCCACCATTTACCGGCATGCGGAAGACCGCCCGATGGACGAATTTACCGGAGAAATAGCCAACGACTTTTCCGTGCAGGTATGCAAGCGCTGGGAGGCGGCTTTTAACGGGATAACGCTGCAGCATACACGGAAAGCTATTCTGCGTATAGGCGTTACCCTGGGATGGCAGCCCGGCGGTGTGATGCATCCCTACCTGAATCTTGTAAAATTCGGGCTGGGCGGCCATCAGGGCAGCGGCCGGCAGATGTTTACCTGGGTACATATCAACGATGTATGCCGCATGATCAACTGGTTGTACGACAATGACAATGCCAGCGGCGTATATAACTGCACTTCCCCGCACCCTGTGCCTAACCGCACCTTTATGCGGTTGCTCCGTAAGACTGCCGGCCATCTGTTCGGACTGCCGGCACCGGCACCCCTGCTGAGCATCGGCGCTGCGCTCATCGGCACCGAAACAGAGCTGCTGCTGAAAAGCAGGTGGGTACTGCCCACCCGTGCCCTGCAGGAAGGCTTTGTTTTTCAGTACCCTGTCCTGGAAACAGCCTTCCCCGACATCCTGGCCCATATGCCCCGAAGCGCTTACCACTTGTTTTGA
- a CDS encoding CoA-binding protein — METTNDKKLTVVLGASPNPERYSYLAVNRLTAHGHPVVAIGKRAAAIGEVPIITAHPPLENVDTVTLYMNPLLQKEYYDYILQLRPRRIIFNPGTENDELEELARQHNIKPQEACTLVLLSTGQY, encoded by the coding sequence ATGGAAACCACCAACGATAAGAAACTGACAGTTGTGCTGGGCGCATCGCCCAATCCGGAACGATACAGCTACCTGGCGGTGAACCGGCTGACCGCTCACGGCCACCCGGTGGTCGCTATCGGTAAAAGAGCCGCCGCCATCGGAGAAGTGCCCATCATTACAGCACATCCCCCCCTGGAAAATGTAGACACCGTGACTTTATATATGAACCCGCTCCTGCAGAAAGAGTATTATGACTATATCCTGCAGCTGCGGCCCCGGCGCATTATATTTAATCCCGGAACCGAAAACGATGAACTGGAGGAACTGGCGCGGCAGCACAATATCAAGCCGCAGGAAGCCTGCACCCTCGTGCTGTTGAGCACCGGACAGTATTAA
- the ubiE gene encoding bifunctional demethylmenaquinone methyltransferase/2-methoxy-6-polyprenyl-1,4-benzoquinol methylase UbiE: MSANTHVQKIVPFEGSKLSKKEQIASMFDDIAYRYDFLNHFMSLGIDVIWRRKALKYLKSLQPKKMLDVATGTGDFAVMANKKLHPEHITGIDISEGMLSHGREKIKKLGLEHKITLQLGDSETISFADETFDAITVAFGVRNFENLEKGLAEMRRVLKPGGKLVILEFSNPTVFPIKQLYNSYFRLIVPLIGKFVAKSKAAYSYLPESVKVFPQGEEMRTILLNTGFPAVTCKTLTFGICSIYCATR; this comes from the coding sequence ATGTCAGCGAATACACACGTCCAGAAGATCGTACCCTTTGAAGGGTCAAAATTAAGCAAGAAGGAGCAGATAGCCTCCATGTTTGATGATATTGCTTACCGGTATGATTTCCTCAACCATTTTATGTCGCTGGGGATTGACGTGATCTGGCGCCGTAAGGCCCTGAAATACCTGAAAAGCCTGCAGCCTAAAAAAATGCTGGACGTGGCCACTGGTACCGGTGATTTTGCTGTAATGGCCAACAAAAAGCTGCATCCCGAGCATATTACCGGCATCGACATTTCCGAGGGTATGCTGTCCCACGGACGGGAAAAAATCAAAAAACTGGGGCTGGAACATAAAATCACCCTGCAGTTGGGCGATAGTGAGACAATAAGTTTCGCGGACGAGACGTTTGATGCCATAACAGTGGCCTTTGGCGTCCGCAATTTCGAAAACCTCGAAAAAGGGTTGGCCGAAATGCGCCGGGTACTGAAACCAGGCGGAAAACTGGTGATTCTCGAGTTTTCGAACCCAACAGTTTTTCCCATTAAACAATTATATAATTCGTATTTTCGCCTTATCGTACCGCTGATCGGGAAATTTGTAGCCAAAAGCAAAGCGGCCTACAGTTATCTGCCAGAATCCGTGAAAGTGTTCCCGCAGGGCGAAGAAATGCGAACCATATTACTTAACACAGGATTCCCGGCCGTTACATGCAAAACGCTCACTTTCGGCATATGTTCTATCTACTGCGCTACGCGCTGA
- a CDS encoding ribonuclease H-like YkuK family protein: MQWRRFNGEVIHLPVKEEVRQAIIRETARGYRLKVCIGTDSQVKGLDTEFATVIVFLREGHGGFMFIHNEKTKDCYSIKERMLVEVAKSIEIAYELCDLFTEYDVDMEVHADINTNPQFKSNLALREAMGYILGMGFAFKAKPEAFASSSCANKIVN; encoded by the coding sequence ATGCAATGGAGAAGATTTAATGGAGAGGTTATCCACCTTCCGGTCAAGGAAGAAGTGCGGCAGGCCATCATCCGGGAAACCGCCCGGGGTTATCGCCTGAAGGTTTGCATAGGCACGGATTCCCAGGTAAAAGGACTGGATACCGAATTCGCTACGGTGATCGTCTTCCTTCGGGAAGGTCATGGCGGATTTATGTTTATCCACAATGAGAAAACCAAGGATTGTTATTCCATCAAGGAGCGTATGCTGGTGGAAGTGGCCAAAAGTATTGAAATTGCGTACGAACTGTGCGACCTGTTTACCGAATATGACGTAGACATGGAAGTACACGCCGATATCAATACCAATCCGCAGTTCAAAAGCAACCTGGCCCTCCGGGAAGCGATGGGCTATATCCTTGGTATGGGCTTCGCCTTCAAAGCAAAGCCGGAGGCCTTCGCCAGCAGCAGCTGCGCCAATAAAATTGTAAATTAA
- the porT gene encoding type IX secretion/gliding motility protein PorT/SprT, with the protein MFYLLRYALISLLILFVLPATAQTNLNMIDHDAKPYYFGITLAANQSFFKLQHSTAFLADDSTMIAEPLKTMGFNLGLLANARLSEHFDLRFNPQLLFASKNLYYRDTYPKPENTEKKIESILLSFPLQLKFKSDRIGNMRVYVIGGLKYDYDLASNARARRAENLIKIQKSDYGYEAGAGFEFYFESFIFAPEFKISNGFGNVLVKDPNLRYANVIDKLQSRMIVFSIHLEG; encoded by the coding sequence ATGTTCTATCTACTGCGCTACGCGCTGATATCCCTGTTGATCCTGTTTGTGCTGCCGGCAACAGCACAGACCAACCTGAATATGATAGACCACGATGCAAAACCCTATTATTTCGGCATTACACTGGCCGCCAACCAGTCTTTTTTCAAGCTTCAGCACTCCACCGCATTCCTGGCCGATGATTCGACTATGATCGCGGAACCGCTGAAAACAATGGGGTTTAACCTCGGATTGCTGGCCAATGCCCGTCTGTCGGAGCATTTTGACCTCCGTTTCAATCCGCAGCTGCTTTTTGCCTCTAAAAACCTCTATTACCGCGATACCTATCCCAAACCGGAGAACACCGAAAAAAAGATAGAATCCATCCTGCTGAGCTTTCCCCTACAGCTGAAATTCAAATCAGACCGTATCGGTAATATGCGGGTATATGTGATCGGCGGCCTGAAATACGATTACGACCTGGCTTCCAACGCACGGGCCCGCCGGGCGGAGAACCTGATCAAAATACAGAAGAGCGATTATGGCTATGAAGCAGGCGCCGGGTTCGAGTTTTACTTCGAAAGCTTCATTTTCGCCCCCGAATTCAAGATCAGCAACGGTTTCGGCAACGTGCTGGTAAAAGACCCCAACCTCCGTTACGCCAATGTGATCGACAAACTGCAATCCCGGATGATCGTATTTTCCATTCACCTCGAAGGATAA
- a CDS encoding pyruvate dehydrogenase complex dihydrolipoamide acetyltransferase — translation MAEVIRMPLLSDTMTEGVIAEWHKKVGDQVKADDVIAEVETDKATMEVIGYVEGTLLYIGVEKGKAAKVNGIIAIVGKPGEDYKPLLEGNSGDTAAAPAQQAAAPAPQAAPAAAAPAADDAALKEALKNASVIRMPLLSDTMTEGKIVAWNKKVGDVVKSDDVLAEVETDKATMEVVGYADGTLLYVGVKEGEAAKVNGIIAIVGKPGTNVDAILAGENAAPAKAAPAEAAAPAATSAAAPAEAPAAAASSDGRVKASPLARKLAAEKGIDINQVAGSGDNGRIVKKDVDNFVPAAAPAAKTGAAAPSAPAFVPAGQEGYTDTPLTQMRKVIAKRLSESKFTAPHFYLKIDVNMDKAMDARKAINEVSPVKISFNDMVIKACALALRQHPDVNSSWMGDFIRHNQHVHIGSAVAIEDGLIVPVIRFADQKTLSQIAGEAKGLYDKAKNKKLQPQDFTGNTFTVSNLGMLGIDEFTAIINPPDSAILAVGGIKETAIVEKGQVKIANIMKLTLSCDHRSVDGAVGARFLATLKTYLENPVTMLV, via the coding sequence ATGGCAGAAGTTATCAGAATGCCCCTCCTGAGTGATACGATGACGGAAGGGGTGATTGCGGAATGGCATAAAAAGGTGGGCGATCAAGTAAAGGCAGACGATGTTATTGCTGAAGTGGAGACGGACAAGGCGACGATGGAAGTAATAGGCTACGTAGAGGGCACGTTACTGTACATTGGTGTGGAAAAAGGCAAAGCAGCCAAAGTGAATGGTATTATTGCCATTGTTGGTAAACCAGGCGAAGATTATAAGCCTTTGCTGGAAGGAAATTCCGGCGATACAGCTGCGGCACCTGCCCAGCAAGCCGCTGCACCGGCACCACAAGCTGCACCGGCCGCCGCCGCGCCTGCTGCTGATGATGCTGCATTAAAAGAAGCACTGAAAAACGCGTCTGTTATCCGTATGCCGCTGCTGAGCGATACGATGACAGAAGGAAAGATAGTTGCCTGGAATAAAAAAGTAGGCGACGTAGTAAAAAGTGACGACGTACTGGCAGAAGTAGAAACCGACAAGGCTACCATGGAAGTGGTGGGTTATGCGGATGGTACACTGCTGTATGTTGGCGTAAAAGAAGGAGAAGCCGCCAAGGTAAACGGCATTATCGCTATCGTGGGTAAACCGGGCACTAATGTGGACGCAATCCTGGCGGGCGAGAACGCTGCTCCTGCCAAAGCAGCTCCGGCTGAAGCCGCTGCTCCCGCTGCCACCAGCGCCGCTGCACCTGCCGAAGCGCCCGCTGCCGCCGCTTCTTCCGATGGCCGCGTGAAAGCATCTCCGCTGGCACGTAAGCTGGCTGCCGAAAAAGGTATCGATATCAACCAGGTTGCCGGTTCCGGCGACAACGGCCGTATCGTGAAAAAAGATGTGGACAACTTCGTACCGGCTGCAGCCCCCGCCGCCAAAACCGGCGCTGCTGCCCCATCAGCACCTGCTTTCGTACCTGCCGGCCAGGAAGGTTACACCGATACGCCGCTCACACAGATGCGTAAAGTGATCGCCAAACGCCTGAGCGAAAGCAAATTCACTGCGCCTCACTTCTACCTGAAAATAGATGTGAATATGGATAAAGCCATGGATGCCCGTAAAGCAATTAACGAGGTGTCTCCGGTGAAAATCTCCTTCAACGACATGGTGATCAAGGCCTGCGCCCTGGCACTGCGTCAGCATCCGGATGTCAACAGCAGCTGGATGGGCGACTTTATCCGTCACAACCAGCACGTACATATCGGTTCCGCCGTAGCGATCGAAGACGGCCTGATTGTACCGGTTATCCGTTTTGCAGACCAGAAAACACTGAGCCAGATCGCCGGTGAAGCCAAAGGCCTGTACGACAAAGCCAAAAACAAAAAACTGCAGCCACAGGACTTTACCGGTAACACTTTCACCGTTTCCAACCTGGGTATGCTGGGCATCGACGAGTTCACTGCCATCATCAACCCGCCGGATTCTGCTATCCTCGCTGTAGGCGGCATTAAAGAAACCGCTATCGTGGAAAAAGGCCAGGTGAAAATCGCCAATATCATGAAACTGACCCTCAGCTGCGACCACAGAAGCGTGGACGGAGCCGTAGGCGCCCGTTTCCTCGCTACCCTGAAGACTTACCTGGAAAATCCGGTAACCATGCTGGTGTAG
- the yihA gene encoding ribosome biogenesis GTP-binding protein YihA/YsxC, whose amino-acid sequence MVIKSAEYLISSPDWEKCPAPNMPEYAFIGRSNVGKSSLINVLANNEKLAKTSGTPGKTVMINHFIVNKEWYLVDLPGYGFAKRSMSQRRQWEQMIENYLRKRTNLVTIFVLIDSRHSPQKIDIDFINQLGNGTSLSASCSPKRIKARRRKSAVT is encoded by the coding sequence ATGGTTATTAAATCTGCAGAATATCTGATCAGCAGCCCCGACTGGGAAAAATGCCCCGCGCCGAACATGCCGGAATATGCTTTCATAGGCCGGTCCAATGTGGGGAAGTCTTCCCTGATCAATGTTTTGGCCAACAATGAAAAACTGGCCAAAACATCCGGTACGCCCGGAAAAACGGTGATGATCAACCATTTTATCGTCAACAAAGAATGGTACCTGGTGGACCTGCCCGGATACGGCTTCGCTAAAAGGAGCATGTCGCAGCGCAGACAGTGGGAGCAGATGATCGAAAACTACCTGCGTAAAAGGACCAACCTTGTCACCATCTTCGTGCTGATCGACAGCCGTCACAGCCCGCAGAAAATCGACATTGATTTTATTAACCAGTTGGGGAATGGAACATCCCTTTCAGCCTCGTGTTCACCAAAGCGGATAAAAGCACGCAGGCGGAAGTCAGCCGTAACGTGA
- a CDS encoding GbsR/MarR family transcriptional regulator, which produces MNLADAKAQFIQTWGSLGAQWGINRTMAQIHALLLVMPDPLSADDIMAELNISRGNTNMNVRELINWGLVERVLIPGERKEFFVAEKDIWKVATYIARERKKRELDPIMKVLLQLQQAEGDPKDRELKAFKDSISNINKFAQQTDKTISAFIKSEENWFYSSLLKLIK; this is translated from the coding sequence ATGAATTTAGCGGATGCAAAAGCGCAGTTTATTCAAACCTGGGGATCACTGGGAGCACAATGGGGTATCAACCGCACTATGGCCCAGATCCATGCGTTATTGCTGGTGATGCCTGACCCGTTGAGCGCCGATGATATTATGGCGGAGTTGAATATTTCCCGTGGTAATACCAATATGAACGTGCGGGAACTGATCAACTGGGGGCTGGTGGAACGTGTACTGATCCCTGGAGAGCGCAAGGAGTTTTTTGTGGCGGAAAAAGATATCTGGAAAGTAGCCACTTATATTGCCCGCGAAAGGAAAAAACGGGAGCTGGACCCTATTATGAAAGTATTGTTGCAACTGCAACAGGCGGAGGGTGATCCCAAAGACAGAGAGCTGAAAGCTTTCAAGGATTCCATTTCCAATATCAACAAGTTTGCCCAGCAAACCGATAAAACCATCAGCGCTTTCATTAAATCGGAAGAGAACTGGTTTTACAGCAGCCTGCTTAAGCTTATCAAGTAG